The following are from one region of the Georgenia sp. M64 genome:
- a CDS encoding nitroreductase family deazaflavin-dependent oxidoreductase: protein MEYGPSPQRWVREQVEEYEASGGTRGTTLRGHLPVVVMTMRGARSGKVRKVPVMRVEHDGAYLAVASQGGAPAHPAWYHNLLADPAVRLQDGPEVVDVRARLLTGAERAAWWERAVAVFPDYAAYQERTEREIPLFVLEPQP, encoded by the coding sequence ATGGAGTACGGCCCGAGCCCGCAGCGGTGGGTGCGCGAGCAGGTCGAGGAGTACGAGGCCTCGGGCGGGACGCGCGGGACCACACTGCGCGGGCACCTGCCGGTCGTCGTCATGACCATGCGGGGTGCGCGCAGCGGCAAGGTCCGCAAGGTGCCGGTCATGCGGGTCGAGCACGACGGCGCCTACCTCGCCGTCGCCTCCCAGGGCGGCGCCCCGGCCCACCCCGCCTGGTACCACAACCTCCTCGCCGACCCCGCGGTGCGCCTGCAGGACGGCCCGGAGGTCGTCGACGTGCGGGCCCGGCTGCTCACCGGGGCCGAGCGGGCCGCGTGGTGGGAGCGTGCGGTGGCCGTCTTCCCCGACTACGCCGCGTACCAGGAGCGCACCGAGCGCGAGATCCCGCTGTTCGTCCTCGAGCCGCAGCCCTGA
- a CDS encoding alpha/beta fold hydrolase, protein MPTAQGGRAAGALASGTSGTSGARHRWRRPRSWRRRRWQAALGVLAVVLGTVLAAVGLGIGLPRLGVGIVGAVLALSVAVVGVVFVVAGTLALVRVSRGWWRVPVALVAAVASLLGAYLLTTPVIASVPPRSAAGTAAPPAGAEEVFFRTADGVRLAAWYVPSGTGAAVVLMHGSGSSRAAVVDHAEVLAAAGYGVLAVDARGHGESSGRGMRWGWFGDADVGAAVTYLTGRDDVDPARIAAVGLSMGGEEVIGAAAGDERIRAVVAEGVTGRTAADLGWLSEGYGWRGSLQEALEVVRTAAADLLSPAAPPPPLRDAVAETAPRPVLLVVAGTVEEEALAAADLAEHGAVTVWTVEGADHMGGLGADPDGWTTTVVGFLDAATR, encoded by the coding sequence ATGCCGACGGCGCAGGGTGGGCGCGCGGCCGGCGCGCTCGCGTCCGGGACGTCCGGGACGTCCGGGGCCCGGCACCGCTGGCGTCGGCCCCGCTCGTGGCGGCGGCGGCGCTGGCAGGCCGCGCTCGGGGTGCTCGCCGTCGTCCTCGGGACGGTCCTCGCGGCCGTCGGGCTGGGCATCGGCCTGCCCCGCCTCGGGGTCGGGATCGTCGGCGCCGTCCTCGCGCTGTCGGTCGCAGTCGTGGGCGTCGTGTTCGTCGTCGCCGGCACGCTCGCGCTCGTGCGCGTGAGCCGGGGGTGGTGGCGGGTACCGGTGGCGCTCGTCGCCGCCGTCGCGTCCCTGCTCGGGGCCTACCTGCTCACGACCCCGGTCATCGCCTCCGTGCCCCCGCGCAGCGCAGCCGGGACCGCAGCACCCCCGGCGGGGGCGGAGGAGGTCTTCTTCCGCACCGCCGACGGCGTCCGGCTCGCCGCGTGGTACGTCCCGTCGGGTACGGGGGCCGCCGTCGTGCTCATGCACGGGTCCGGCTCGTCCCGGGCGGCGGTCGTGGACCACGCCGAGGTGCTGGCGGCGGCGGGCTACGGCGTGCTCGCCGTCGACGCCCGCGGGCACGGTGAGAGCTCCGGCCGCGGGATGCGGTGGGGCTGGTTCGGCGACGCCGACGTCGGCGCCGCGGTGACCTACCTGACCGGCCGCGACGACGTCGACCCGGCGCGGATCGCCGCCGTGGGGCTGTCGATGGGCGGCGAGGAGGTCATCGGCGCGGCCGCTGGTGACGAGCGGATCCGCGCCGTCGTCGCCGAGGGTGTGACGGGGCGCACGGCGGCCGACCTCGGCTGGCTCTCCGAGGGCTACGGGTGGCGCGGCTCGCTGCAGGAGGCGCTCGAGGTGGTGCGCACGGCGGCCGCCGACCTGCTCAGCCCGGCCGCCCCGCCGCCGCCGCTGCGCGACGCCGTCGCCGAGACGGCCCCGCGGCCGGTGCTGCTCGTCGTGGCCGGCACGGTCGAGGAGGAGGCCCTGGCCGCCGCCGACCTCGCCGAGCACGGGGCGGTCACGGTGTGGACGGTGGAGGGCGCGGACCACATGGGCGGCCTGGGCGCCGACCCCGACGGCTGGACCACGACGGTCGTGGGGTTCCTCGACGCCGCCACTCGCTGA
- a CDS encoding nucleotide pyrophosphohydrolase, with protein MDIDDVRHRLDEFAAERDWAQFHTPRNLVLALVGEVGELAELVQWRTDEQVLAYARTDDGKVALADELADVFTYLVGVAEAVGIDLDDAVHAKISKNAQKYPPDLSRGSNAKYTELGGAG; from the coding sequence ATGGACATCGACGACGTGCGCCACCGGCTGGACGAGTTCGCCGCGGAACGTGACTGGGCGCAGTTCCACACCCCGCGCAACCTCGTGCTCGCGCTCGTCGGCGAGGTCGGCGAGCTGGCGGAGCTCGTGCAGTGGCGCACCGACGAGCAGGTGCTGGCGTACGCCCGGACCGACGACGGGAAGGTGGCCCTCGCCGACGAGCTCGCCGACGTGTTCACCTACCTCGTCGGGGTGGCCGAGGCCGTGGGGATCGACCTCGACGACGCCGTCCACGCCAAGATCTCGAAGAACGCGCAGAAGTACCCGCCCGACCTCTCACGCGGTTCGAACGCGAAGTACACCGAGCTCGGCGGGGCCGGCTGA
- a CDS encoding hemerythrin domain-containing protein translates to MPDIVEVIKGQHREVEKLLAKAQEGGAEAAAALQQVSDLLMPHSEAEESFVYPAIRERQGEEADQVHDSVEEHKHIEGMLAELVAGDPDEAGWDGKLAAMVGELEHHVEEEEQDLLPVLEKEFSAAEREEMGARFVRETGAAVPAGGSGSTGGSDEPTKDELYEKAKEQDVPGRSTMTKDELKDAVED, encoded by the coding sequence ATGCCGGACATCGTCGAGGTCATCAAGGGACAGCACCGCGAGGTCGAGAAGCTCCTCGCCAAGGCTCAGGAGGGCGGCGCCGAGGCCGCTGCCGCGCTCCAGCAGGTGAGCGACCTCCTCATGCCGCACTCCGAGGCCGAGGAGTCCTTCGTGTACCCGGCGATCCGGGAACGGCAGGGCGAGGAGGCCGACCAGGTCCACGACAGCGTCGAGGAGCACAAGCACATCGAGGGCATGCTGGCCGAGCTCGTCGCGGGGGACCCGGACGAGGCCGGCTGGGACGGCAAGCTGGCCGCGATGGTCGGTGAGCTGGAGCACCACGTCGAGGAGGAGGAGCAGGACCTCCTGCCGGTCCTCGAGAAGGAGTTCAGCGCCGCCGAGCGCGAGGAGATGGGCGCCCGGTTCGTCCGCGAGACCGGCGCCGCCGTCCCGGCCGGCGGGTCCGGCTCGACGGGCGGGTCTGACGAGCCCACCAAGGACGAGCTCTACGAGAAGGCCAAGGAGCAGGACGTCCCCGGGCGCTCGACCATGACGAAGGACGAGCTCAAGGACGCCGTGGAGGACTGA
- a CDS encoding GNAT family N-acetyltransferase: protein MGIDVRPATLERFDDVATMLGPRNPGSNVCWCLSHRVDSRTNRKLVGPARGEYVRDLCARPVAPGVLAYDAGEVVGWAAVAPRAELPFARSRKIPHVDDLPVWSLWCIRVRPGHRGRGIAHALVDGAVTYARAEGGPAIEGYPVDNQGRKVDLTMAYVGTRSLFEGAGFVKAADTDAVSGGFPRVLMRLSLGSSADTTAPNS, encoded by the coding sequence GTGGGCATCGACGTGAGGCCGGCCACGCTCGAACGGTTCGACGACGTGGCGACCATGCTCGGGCCGAGGAACCCCGGGTCCAACGTGTGCTGGTGCCTGAGCCACCGGGTCGACTCCAGGACCAACCGCAAGCTGGTCGGCCCCGCGCGCGGGGAGTACGTGCGCGACCTGTGCGCCCGCCCGGTCGCCCCGGGCGTGCTGGCGTACGACGCCGGCGAGGTCGTCGGCTGGGCGGCCGTGGCCCCGCGGGCGGAGCTGCCCTTCGCCCGCTCCCGGAAGATCCCGCACGTCGACGACCTGCCCGTGTGGTCCCTGTGGTGCATCCGGGTCCGGCCCGGCCACCGGGGCCGAGGCATCGCGCACGCGCTGGTCGACGGTGCGGTGACGTACGCGCGGGCCGAGGGAGGCCCCGCGATCGAGGGCTACCCGGTGGACAACCAGGGTCGAAAGGTCGACCTGACCATGGCGTACGTCGGCACGAGGAGCCTCTTCGAGGGGGCGGGCTTCGTCAAGGCCGCCGACACCGACGCCGTCTCCGGCGGCTTCCCCCGGGTGCTCATGCGGCTCAGCCTCGGCAGCAGCGCGGACACGACCGCGCCGAACAGCTGA
- a CDS encoding acyltransferase family protein, which translates to MTVSELPVAPADTRAAWVDRLRVVVIAGVVVVHVGTAYLVPIGWYYEERVDSDLLERVLFLLVAPLANFGLGPLFVVGGMMAVRSFARRGPASFVRGRLLRLGVPVLVVFLLIDPVADFWGAGAEGGDRPLAAFLSDFRGDRDIGVFWFVLALLAFNLGYAAWRARRSPPPATGGELGLGVLGALALAIVAVDAVVWLRWDYLTEHLWNLRWAQWPQSGALFVLGVVLAERRLVVAHALARGCGLVAAGGTVAFLGALVLGTEVSGDGADLTLAGNVAVAPISAVVALAFSVWVLDLFRRHDRPVGPVAALAARASYAAYLVHPLVLVAISAAARPLPWSPAAKFVLVAVAAVPTVFVVGHLVARLPGVRRVL; encoded by the coding sequence ATGACCGTGAGCGAGCTGCCCGTGGCGCCGGCCGACACGCGCGCTGCGTGGGTCGACCGGCTCCGCGTCGTCGTCATCGCCGGCGTCGTCGTGGTGCACGTCGGGACCGCGTACCTCGTGCCGATCGGCTGGTACTACGAGGAGAGGGTCGACTCGGACCTGCTCGAGCGCGTGCTCTTCCTGCTCGTCGCGCCTCTGGCGAACTTCGGGCTCGGACCGCTGTTCGTCGTCGGCGGGATGATGGCGGTGCGTTCGTTCGCGCGTCGCGGTCCGGCGTCCTTCGTCCGCGGAAGGCTCCTGCGGCTCGGCGTCCCGGTGCTCGTGGTCTTCCTCCTGATCGACCCGGTCGCCGACTTCTGGGGGGCCGGCGCCGAAGGTGGTGATCGCCCCCTTGCTGCGTTCCTGTCCGACTTCCGTGGGGATCGCGACATCGGCGTGTTCTGGTTCGTGCTCGCCCTGCTGGCCTTCAACCTCGGCTACGCGGCATGGCGGGCCCGGCGCTCGCCGCCGCCCGCGACCGGTGGGGAGCTCGGTCTGGGTGTCCTCGGCGCGCTTGCGCTCGCGATCGTCGCCGTCGATGCGGTCGTCTGGCTGCGCTGGGACTACCTCACTGAACACCTGTGGAACCTGCGCTGGGCGCAGTGGCCGCAGTCCGGGGCGCTCTTCGTGCTCGGCGTGGTCCTCGCCGAGCGGCGCCTGGTCGTGGCGCACGCCCTGGCGCGGGGCTGTGGGCTGGTCGCGGCGGGCGGCACCGTCGCCTTCCTCGGTGCCCTGGTGCTCGGCACGGAGGTGAGCGGCGACGGTGCGGACCTGACGCTCGCTGGGAACGTTGCCGTGGCGCCCATCTCGGCGGTGGTGGCGCTCGCCTTCTCCGTGTGGGTGCTCGACCTCTTCCGGCGGCACGACCGTCCTGTGGGTCCTGTCGCGGCACTCGCGGCCCGCGCGTCGTACGCCGCCTACCTCGTCCACCCACTCGTCCTCGTCGCGATCTCCGCAGCGGCTCGACCGCTGCCCTGGTCGCCGGCGGCGAAGTTCGTCCTGGTCGCGGTCGCGGCGGTCCCGACGGTGTTCGTGGTCGGTCATCTCGTCGCCCGGCTGCCCGGTGTGCGCCGAGTCCTGTGA
- a CDS encoding ABC transporter permease, with product MNAAIVTAILRKDLAAFRRDRFYVLITAASVVLYPLVFWLLPATVDETISLGVAPGEVRELLGGDAAAQGGLDIVAFDDVAALEGAVDDGDLVAGLAFPADFVEATAAGERTSVTLLLSAATPPELSGTMRAFVGEIAYAVAGQAPPVDPRTEIVVLGEDRAGDQVTLREQLRPLLAFLVLLTETLALAALVAAEVQQRTVTAVLVTPATTTDFLAAKGILGTAMAFVEAVLITALIGGLATGAPILLLALLLGAMLVTGFGMIAGAFGRDFMTVLFLSVVFMVPLMIPGFAALFPGSASGWVQALPSFPLVDTIVRVTTQGAGWSDVAGSLLLLAGWCVASFAVGALVLGRKVARL from the coding sequence GTGAACGCCGCCATCGTCACCGCCATCCTCCGCAAGGACCTCGCCGCCTTCCGCCGGGACCGGTTCTACGTCCTCATCACCGCCGCCTCGGTGGTGCTCTACCCGCTGGTGTTCTGGCTGCTGCCGGCCACGGTGGACGAGACGATCAGCCTGGGCGTCGCGCCGGGTGAGGTCCGTGAGCTCCTCGGCGGGGACGCGGCCGCGCAGGGCGGCCTCGACATCGTCGCGTTCGACGACGTCGCCGCCCTCGAGGGCGCGGTCGACGACGGCGACCTCGTGGCCGGCCTGGCGTTCCCCGCCGACTTCGTCGAGGCGACCGCGGCCGGCGAGCGCACCTCCGTGACGCTCCTCCTCAGCGCCGCGACGCCACCGGAGCTGAGCGGGACGATGCGCGCGTTCGTCGGGGAGATCGCCTACGCCGTCGCCGGGCAGGCCCCGCCGGTCGACCCCCGCACGGAGATCGTCGTCCTGGGCGAGGACCGCGCCGGGGACCAGGTCACGCTGCGCGAGCAGCTGCGCCCCCTGCTGGCGTTCCTCGTCCTGCTCACCGAGACCCTGGCCCTCGCGGCGCTCGTCGCCGCGGAGGTGCAGCAGCGCACCGTCACCGCGGTGCTCGTGACGCCCGCGACCACGACCGACTTCCTCGCCGCCAAGGGGATCCTCGGCACGGCCATGGCATTCGTCGAGGCGGTCCTCATCACCGCGCTCATCGGCGGCCTCGCCACCGGCGCCCCCATCCTGCTCCTCGCCCTGCTCCTGGGCGCCATGCTCGTCACCGGGTTCGGGATGATCGCCGGCGCCTTCGGTCGGGACTTCATGACCGTGCTCTTCCTGTCGGTGGTGTTCATGGTGCCGCTCATGATCCCCGGCTTCGCCGCCCTCTTCCCCGGCAGCGCGTCGGGCTGGGTGCAGGCGCTGCCGTCCTTCCCCCTCGTGGACACGATCGTGCGCGTCACGACCCAGGGCGCCGGGTGGTCCGACGTCGCCGGGTCGCTGCTGCTGCTGGCGGGGTGGTGCGTGGCTTCGTTCGCCGTCGGGGCACTCGTCCTGGGCCGGAAGGTGGCGCGGCTGTGA
- a CDS encoding pentapeptide repeat-containing protein translates to MTGTPAVAGGVPTELAADCSRCVALCCVALPLVASADFAIDKAPGVPCPNLRADHGCGIHARLREKGFPGCTVYDCFGAGQKVARLTYGGRDWRAGDAEEMFAVFVVVRQLHEMLRHLDEARRLAVPPALADEADRAFGAVDALTRGAPSTILALDVAARRGAVGELLDRVSAHVRAAYLRDVPVDEARARRARDVPTGRDLRRADLVGARLAGADLRGADLRGAVLVGADLREADMRAADVLGADLRGARLAGADLRETLFLTGPQLAAAQGDGATRVAPHLGRPEHWAGVRDVRT, encoded by the coding sequence GTGACCGGCACCCCGGCCGTGGCGGGCGGCGTCCCCACCGAGCTGGCCGCCGACTGCTCGCGGTGCGTCGCGCTGTGCTGCGTGGCCCTGCCGCTGGTCGCCTCCGCGGACTTCGCGATCGACAAGGCGCCCGGCGTGCCCTGCCCGAACCTGCGGGCGGACCACGGCTGTGGGATCCACGCCCGGCTGCGCGAGAAGGGGTTCCCCGGCTGCACCGTGTACGACTGCTTCGGCGCCGGGCAGAAGGTCGCCCGGCTGACCTACGGCGGGCGGGACTGGCGCGCCGGCGACGCGGAGGAGATGTTCGCCGTCTTCGTCGTGGTGCGCCAGCTCCACGAGATGCTGCGACACCTCGACGAGGCGCGACGGCTGGCCGTCCCGCCGGCCCTCGCCGACGAGGCCGACCGCGCGTTCGGTGCCGTCGACGCGCTCACCCGGGGCGCACCGTCGACGATCCTCGCGCTCGACGTCGCCGCCCGCCGGGGCGCCGTGGGGGAGCTCCTGGACCGGGTGAGCGCGCACGTGCGAGCGGCCTACCTGCGGGACGTGCCGGTGGACGAGGCGCGGGCACGTCGGGCCCGGGACGTGCCGACCGGGCGGGACCTCCGCCGGGCGGACCTCGTGGGCGCGCGGCTCGCCGGGGCGGACCTGCGCGGTGCGGACCTGCGGGGCGCCGTGCTCGTCGGTGCGGACCTGCGCGAGGCGGATATGCGGGCCGCGGACGTCCTCGGCGCGGACCTGCGCGGTGCCCGTCTCGCCGGCGCCGACCTCAGGGAGACCCTGTTCCTCACCGGCCCGCAGCTCGCCGCCGCGCAGGGCGACGGGGCGACGAGGGTCGCGCCGCACCTGGGGCGCCCGGAGCACTGGGCCGGCGTCCGCGACGTCAGGACGTAG
- a CDS encoding ABC transporter permease, producing the protein MNASAHAVRADAAAAARTGFSLGRALRVTEKDLRLGPRSPIFLWAIVLPVVLTFVLTAVFGTLFAAPPRLGIVDAVGSAVTSALRDAEGLVVVELDDETELRGAVEAHDVDAGLVLGAGFDETLAAGGQPEMEFFVSGSSLTSDRVILGVTTVSVLREQAGQSPPVDVVVTQVGDADFVPVEDRLLPLIVFYAVVIAGMFLPAASLVDEREKRTLDALLVTPTRMSEVLLGKGVLGVSLAMAMGVITLWLNGALTGRGPGLVVFLLLGAVMVAEIGLVLGCWARDSNTLFSAIKGGGLLIALPAFFFLFPALPQWVARLVPTYYFLGPIYEMANAGTTLGDHLGDLAIGVAVCVLLAPAVVAMGRRTERRAAITM; encoded by the coding sequence GTGAACGCGTCCGCGCACGCCGTGCGGGCAGACGCCGCGGCCGCCGCGCGGACGGGGTTCAGCCTCGGCCGCGCGCTGCGCGTGACGGAGAAGGACCTCCGGCTGGGGCCGCGGTCGCCCATCTTCCTGTGGGCGATCGTCCTGCCGGTGGTGCTCACGTTCGTGCTCACCGCCGTCTTCGGCACCCTGTTCGCCGCACCGCCGCGCCTGGGGATCGTCGACGCCGTCGGCTCGGCCGTCACCTCGGCCCTGCGCGACGCCGAGGGCCTGGTCGTGGTCGAGCTCGACGACGAGACCGAGCTGCGCGGGGCCGTCGAGGCGCACGACGTCGACGCCGGCCTGGTGCTGGGCGCCGGGTTCGACGAGACGCTCGCCGCGGGCGGTCAGCCCGAGATGGAGTTCTTCGTCTCCGGCTCGTCCCTGACGTCGGACCGGGTGATCCTCGGGGTGACCACGGTGTCGGTGCTGCGCGAGCAGGCCGGGCAGAGCCCACCGGTCGACGTCGTCGTCACCCAGGTGGGCGACGCGGACTTCGTCCCGGTCGAGGACCGGCTGCTGCCGCTCATCGTGTTCTACGCCGTCGTCATCGCCGGCATGTTCCTGCCGGCGGCGTCCCTCGTGGACGAGCGGGAGAAGCGCACGCTCGACGCCCTCCTCGTCACCCCCACCCGGATGTCGGAGGTGCTGCTGGGCAAGGGGGTCCTCGGTGTCTCGCTGGCGATGGCGATGGGGGTGATCACGCTCTGGCTCAACGGCGCGCTCACCGGACGAGGGCCGGGACTCGTGGTCTTCCTCCTCCTCGGCGCCGTCATGGTCGCCGAGATCGGGCTCGTCCTGGGCTGCTGGGCGCGCGACAGCAACACCCTCTTCAGCGCCATCAAGGGCGGCGGGCTGCTCATCGCCCTGCCGGCGTTCTTCTTCCTGTTCCCCGCCCTGCCGCAGTGGGTCGCCCGGCTGGTGCCGACGTACTATTTCCTCGGCCCGATCTACGAGATGGCGAACGCCGGGACGACGCTGGGCGACCACCTGGGCGACCTCGCGATCGGCGTGGCGGTGTGCGTGCTCCTCGCGCCCGCCGTCGTCGCGATGGGCCGGCGGACCGAGCGGCGCGCCGCCATCACGATGTGA
- a CDS encoding ABC transporter ATP-binding protein: protein MSDQPAIVATDLSFSYGDHRAVDGVTFAVAPGEILGFLGPNGAGKSTTIKMLTGQLPPGGGTVEVLGLPMPARRTEIQSRIGVCFEEKNLYPAMSAAENLRFFARLFGIRGFDPAPLLERVGLAERAKDRVSDFSNGMRQRLMMARALVNTPDVLFLDEPTDGLDPVSARTIRALVVEETRRGAAVLLTTHDMVEADELSDRVAFINAGRVLVLDTPERLKLAHGERSVRVRSLGSDGAVAEHLVPLDAADTAERIGAAVSAGEVLTVHTEEATLEDIFVLYAGRGLAS, encoded by the coding sequence ATGAGCGACCAGCCGGCCATCGTCGCGACCGACCTGTCCTTCTCCTACGGCGACCACCGTGCGGTGGACGGGGTGACCTTCGCGGTCGCGCCGGGCGAGATCCTCGGCTTCCTCGGCCCCAACGGCGCAGGCAAGTCCACCACGATCAAGATGCTCACCGGCCAGCTGCCGCCGGGTGGTGGCACGGTCGAGGTCCTCGGCCTGCCGATGCCTGCGCGCCGCACCGAGATCCAGTCGCGGATCGGGGTCTGCTTCGAGGAGAAGAACCTCTACCCGGCCATGAGCGCAGCGGAGAACCTGCGCTTCTTCGCGCGGCTCTTCGGCATCCGCGGCTTCGACCCGGCCCCGCTGCTGGAGCGGGTCGGGCTCGCCGAGCGCGCGAAGGACCGGGTGTCCGACTTCTCCAACGGCATGCGCCAGCGCCTGATGATGGCCCGCGCCCTGGTCAACACCCCGGACGTGCTCTTCCTCGACGAGCCCACCGACGGACTGGACCCGGTCTCGGCACGAACCATCCGAGCCCTCGTCGTGGAGGAGACCCGGCGCGGTGCCGCCGTCCTGCTCACCACCCACGACATGGTCGAGGCCGACGAGCTCTCCGACCGGGTGGCCTTCATCAACGCCGGGCGCGTCCTCGTCCTGGACACCCCCGAGCGCCTCAAGCTCGCGCACGGCGAGCGCTCGGTCCGGGTGCGCAGCCTCGGCTCCGACGGCGCCGTGGCCGAGCACCTGGTCCCCCTCGACGCCGCGGACACCGCCGAGCGCATCGGCGCCGCCGTGAGCGCCGGGGAGGTGCTCACCGTCCACACCGAGGAGGCCACGCTCGAGGACATCTTCGTCCTCTACGCCGGCCGGGGGCTGGCGTCGTGA
- a CDS encoding MerR family transcriptional regulator encodes MPRRGSRTAGEARPDLGPGADPGPDPARGVYGISVAAQLVGADPQSLRLYERRGLLEPARTPGGTRRYSADDVTRLARIGALLDDGLNLAGVSAVLDLEADNARLRARLDAHEAAEGSPDGGRPGR; translated from the coding sequence ATGCCGCGCAGAGGGTCCCGCACGGCCGGGGAGGCCCGACCGGACCTCGGGCCCGGGGCCGATCCCGGGCCGGACCCCGCCCGTGGCGTGTACGGGATCTCGGTGGCGGCACAGCTCGTCGGGGCGGACCCCCAGAGCCTGCGCCTGTACGAGCGCCGGGGCCTCCTCGAGCCTGCCCGCACCCCGGGCGGGACCCGTCGCTACAGCGCGGACGACGTCACCCGGCTCGCCCGCATCGGCGCCCTCCTCGACGACGGTCTCAACCTCGCCGGCGTCTCCGCCGTCCTGGACCTCGAGGCCGACAACGCGCGCCTGCGGGCACGGCTGGACGCCCACGAGGCGGCCGAGGGATCGCCGGACGGCGGGCGGCCCGGGCGCTGA
- a CDS encoding flavodoxin domain-containing protein, with protein MEMTVVYETVYGTTREVAEAIADGARGAGASVTVREVAEELAEREPDLLVVGGPTHVRGMSTAWSRGKAAEDAPDGGGGDAPDGGGGDDTDQATSQGVRDWLAHLGTTGGKAATFDTHLGNPLAGGAARPIARALRRHGRDVIAREGFVLDGGKGPLRAGELDRARAWGAELAGLVA; from the coding sequence ATGGAGATGACGGTGGTCTACGAGACGGTGTACGGAACGACCCGTGAGGTCGCCGAGGCGATCGCCGACGGCGCCCGTGGAGCCGGTGCGAGCGTGACGGTGCGGGAGGTCGCCGAGGAGCTCGCCGAGCGTGAGCCGGACCTGCTCGTCGTCGGTGGCCCCACGCACGTCCGTGGGATGAGCACGGCCTGGTCCCGGGGCAAGGCGGCCGAGGACGCGCCCGACGGCGGCGGTGGCGACGCGCCCGACGGCGGCGGTGGTGACGACACGGACCAGGCGACGTCGCAGGGGGTCAGGGACTGGCTCGCACATCTGGGAACCACCGGTGGCAAGGCGGCCACCTTCGACACGCACCTGGGCAACCCGCTCGCGGGCGGCGCTGCCCGTCCGATCGCGCGGGCGCTGCGCCGGCACGGTCGTGACGTCATCGCGCGTGAGGGGTTCGTCCTGGACGGCGGCAAGGGCCCGCTGCGGGCGGGTGAGCTCGACCGAGCCCGTGCGTGGGGAGCCGAGCTCGCGGGACTCGTCGCCTGA
- a CDS encoding J domain-containing protein: MNPDLDDTDLDDTDLYRVLGVGPAAGADAISRAYRALVREHHPDSRAAAGPSGDAAHDRALGRVMAAYEVLRDPGRRARYDGQRHGRPSPTPAPARVPVVVRRTGQARAPRGADIWVGPEVRVG, encoded by the coding sequence GTGAACCCTGACCTCGACGACACCGACCTTGACGACACCGACCTCTACCGCGTGCTGGGGGTCGGCCCGGCCGCTGGTGCGGACGCGATCAGCCGCGCGTACCGCGCGCTCGTGCGTGAGCACCACCCGGACAGCCGCGCGGCTGCCGGCCCGTCGGGCGACGCGGCGCACGACCGGGCGCTGGGGCGTGTCATGGCGGCCTACGAGGTCCTGCGCGACCCCGGGCGCCGCGCCCGGTACGACGGCCAGCGGCACGGGCGGCCGTCACCCACGCCCGCGCCTGCGCGCGTGCCGGTCGTGGTCCGGCGCACCGGGCAGGCCCGTGCCCCGCGTGGCGCGGACATCTGGGTCGGGCCCGAGGTGCGAGTCGGCTGA